The Onychomys torridus chromosome 4, mOncTor1.1, whole genome shotgun sequence genome includes a window with the following:
- the LOC118582303 gene encoding LOW QUALITY PROTEIN: olfactory receptor 8K3-like (The sequence of the model RefSeq protein was modified relative to this genomic sequence to represent the inferred CDS: inserted 1 base in 1 codon), with translation MQTHSLTVVTDFILMGITDRPELQAPLFGLFLIIYLISLVGNLGMIILTMVDSQLQTSMYFFLRHLAITDLGYSTAVGPKMLKKFIVDKNIISFYFCATQLSFFSMFIVSEFFILSAMSYDRYVAICKPLLYNVIMSQKVCWVLVAIPYFYSVFVALIVTINIFSSSFCGHNVISHFYCNSLPLISLLCSNKEESEMIILILSIIDLISSPLIILASYLLILRAILRMNSAEGRRKAFSTCGSHQTVVTVFYGTLIFMYVQPKSSHSFSXDKVASIFYTLIIPMLNPLIYSLRNKDIKHALKKTGKRIQNIF, from the exons ACTGATGGGCATCACTGACCGCCCTGAGCTGCAAGCACCATTATTTGGACTGTTCCTCATCATCTATCTTATCTCACTGGTTGGCAACTTGGGCATGATCATCCTCACCATGGTAGATTCCCAGCTACAAACATCCATGTACTTCTTTCTCAGACACCTTGCTATCACTGATCTTGGTTATTCAACTGCTGTGGGAcccaaaatgttaaaaaaatttattgtagataaaaatataatatcattttatttttgtgctaCCCAGTTGTCTTTCTTTAGTATGTTCATTGTTAgtgaattttttattctttctgcaaTGTCTTATGACCGATATGTAGCTATCTGCAAACCACTCCTCTACAATGTCATTATGTCACAAAAAGTATGTTGGGTCCTGGTGGCAATCCCATACTTTTACAGTGTATTTGTTGCTCTCATAGTCaccataaatattttctcttcctccttctgtggACACAATGTTATCAGTCATTTCTACTGTAATAGTCTGCCATTGATATCTTTGCTCTGCTCAAATAAGGAGGAAAGTGAAATGATAATTTTAATCTTATCAATTATTGACTTGATTTCTTCTCCACTTATCATCCTTGCCTCGTATCTGCTCATTCTCAGAGCTATCCTCAGGATGAACTCAGCTGAGGGTCGACGCAAGGctttctccacctgtgggtcccACCAGACAGTGGTCACTGTCTTCTATGGGACTTtgatatttatgtatgtgcaacCTAAATCCAGTCACTCCTTCA ACGACAAAGTGGCTTCCATCTTTTATACCCTAATTATCCCTATGTTGAATCCCTTGATCTACAGCTTGAGGAACAAAGATATAAAACATGCCcttaaaaagacaggaaaaagaatacaaaatatcttctaa